From the genome of Deltaproteobacteria bacterium, one region includes:
- a CDS encoding KpsF/GutQ family sugar-phosphate isomerase, with protein MAIKKKTDKAAQRAIDTARRVLRIERDAIGALEGRLNSNFASAVDIILSAKGKVIVTGIGKSGIICQKMASTLASTGTSAFFLHPAEGAHGDLGVLGKDDVLIAVSNSGESEEIVRMLPAVKRFGVKTIGFTGKPNSTLARYSDVIIDVGVKKEACPLGLAPTASTTATLAMGDALAVALLERRGFKAEDFAELHPAGSLGKKLLKVSELMHSGENVPRVGLSTHMKDAILEMTAKRLGLTGVFKGSKLAGVITDGDLRRALEKGIDVFKMKAGVVMTKNPKTIMDDFLAEAALRMMEEHSITAVFVKDKKGLVKGVLHLHDLIRAGVI; from the coding sequence ATGGCAATAAAAAAGAAGACAGATAAGGCCGCTCAAAGGGCCATAGACACAGCCAGACGCGTTCTAAGGATAGAGCGCGACGCCATAGGCGCTCTTGAAGGGCGGCTTAACTCGAACTTTGCCAGCGCAGTAGACATTATATTGTCTGCAAAGGGCAAGGTCATTGTCACCGGTATCGGCAAAAGCGGCATCATCTGCCAGAAGATGGCCTCGACACTTGCCTCCACTGGAACCTCTGCCTTCTTTCTTCACCCGGCAGAAGGCGCGCACGGGGACCTGGGAGTGCTTGGCAAGGACGACGTGCTCATAGCAGTATCCAACTCCGGCGAGAGCGAGGAGATAGTAAGGATGCTCCCGGCCGTGAAGCGCTTTGGCGTCAAGACCATCGGGTTTACCGGAAAGCCGAATTCTACACTTGCAAGGTATTCGGATGTGATTATAGACGTAGGTGTTAAGAAGGAGGCATGCCCCTTGGGGCTTGCGCCAACGGCTTCGACTACAGCAACCCTTGCCATGGGAGATGCGCTTGCGGTTGCGCTTCTTGAAAGGCGAGGATTCAAGGCCGAGGACTTTGCAGAGCTTCACCCGGCAGGAAGCCTCGGAAAAAAACTTCTAAAGGTTTCCGAGCTGATGCACTCCGGAGAGAACGTGCCGCGTGTCGGGCTCTCAACGCACATGAAGGACGCAATCCTCGAGATGACGGCAAAGAGGCTTGGGCTTACAGGCGTATTCAAGGGTAGTAAACTCGCCGGCGTTATCACGGACGGCGATTTAAGACGCGCCCTTGAGAAGGGCATAGACGTCTTTAAGATGAAGGCCGGAGTAGTTATGACGAAAAACCCAAAGACCATCATGGACGACTTTCTTGCCGAGGCCGCTCTAAGGATGATGGAGGAGCATTCCATTACTGCTGTTTTTGTAAAGGACAAAAAAGGTCTTGTTAAGGGCGTGCTCCATCTGCATGACCTTATCAGGGCAGGGGTCATTTGA
- a CDS encoding CTP synthase → LHEALVHGGHANDCKVVLKYIDSEDIEKKNAEHFLLGVDALLVPGGFGSRGIEGKIAAIKYAREKKMPFFGICLGMQMAVVEVARHLASLNGANSFEFDSETKYPVIDLMESQRGVDFKGATMRLGAYPCVLKKGSHAHRAYGSTDISERHRHRYEVNNSYRKKLEKAGLSFTGLSPDGSLVEIVEYANHPWFLGCQFHPEFKSRPVTPHPLFREFVKAALKEKASGKARKRSASKKAVRKKAVKKTAKTKKKR, encoded by the coding sequence CCTTCACGAGGCGCTTGTGCACGGCGGGCATGCAAACGACTGCAAGGTGGTGCTCAAATATATCGATTCCGAAGACATCGAGAAAAAGAACGCCGAGCACTTTCTCTTGGGCGTGGACGCGCTCCTTGTGCCCGGAGGGTTCGGGAGCCGCGGCATAGAGGGCAAGATCGCGGCCATAAAGTACGCAAGGGAGAAGAAGATGCCGTTCTTTGGCATATGCCTTGGCATGCAGATGGCGGTTGTGGAGGTTGCGAGGCATCTTGCCTCGCTAAACGGCGCAAACAGCTTCGAGTTTGATTCCGAGACAAAATACCCGGTAATAGACCTTATGGAATCGCAGCGCGGAGTGGACTTTAAGGGCGCGACCATGCGCCTTGGCGCGTATCCGTGCGTTCTAAAGAAGGGCTCGCACGCGCACAGGGCCTACGGCTCAACCGACATATCCGAGCGCCACAGGCACCGCTACGAGGTAAATAACTCGTATAGAAAGAAGCTCGAGAAGGCCGGCCTTAGCTTTACAGGTCTTAGCCCGGATGGAAGCCTTGTTGAAATTGTCGAGTACGCCAATCATCCGTGGTTCCTTGGCTGCCAGTTCCACCCTGAGTTCAAGAGCCGCCCGGTTACGCCGCATCCGCTTTTTAGGGAATTCGTTAAGGCAGCGCTCAAGGAAAAGGCAAGCGGCAAGGCAAGGAAGAGGAGTGCTTCCAAGAAGGCAGTCCGGAAAAAGGCTGTTAAGAAAACGGCAAAAACGAAAAAGAAAAGGTAG
- the kdsA gene encoding 3-deoxy-8-phosphooctulonate synthase, producing the protein MPRKIEIGNASVGGGKGPLLFIAGPCVIEDEKTTLKTLEGLLDITERLGVGFVFKASYDKANRTSIDSYRGPGLKKGLKLFEKIKKRYDVAVLTDVHSVEEAREAGKVVDALQIPAFLCRQTDLLVAAGKTKKPVNIKKGQFMNPASMAEAVRKVESTGNKNVFLTERGVSFGYSNLVVDFRSIPIMRQTGCPVIFDSTHSVQLPSAKGKSSGGDRSMIAYLSRAAVAVGVDGIFMETHPNPDKALSDGPNSIPLKDAQAFMEELSALDGYIRGSR; encoded by the coding sequence GTGCCAAGAAAAATAGAAATCGGCAACGCCTCGGTCGGAGGCGGCAAGGGGCCGCTGCTCTTTATAGCAGGCCCTTGCGTCATAGAGGATGAGAAGACGACCCTAAAAACGTTAGAAGGGCTTCTCGATATAACCGAGAGGCTCGGCGTAGGGTTCGTGTTCAAGGCGTCTTACGACAAGGCCAACAGAACCTCCATTGATTCGTACCGCGGCCCCGGGCTTAAAAAGGGGCTAAAGCTATTCGAGAAAATAAAGAAGCGCTATGATGTCGCCGTTCTTACGGACGTGCATTCCGTGGAAGAAGCAAGGGAGGCGGGCAAGGTTGTTGACGCGCTCCAAATCCCGGCATTCCTTTGCCGCCAGACCGATCTGCTTGTGGCAGCAGGAAAGACGAAAAAGCCCGTGAATATCAAGAAGGGGCAGTTCATGAACCCGGCCTCCATGGCAGAGGCAGTAAGAAAGGTCGAGAGCACGGGTAATAAGAATGTCTTTCTTACCGAGCGGGGAGTAAGCTTTGGGTATAGTAACCTTGTGGTGGACTTTCGCTCGATTCCCATAATGAGGCAAACGGGCTGCCCGGTGATATTCGACTCAACGCACAGCGTGCAGCTGCCGTCTGCAAAGGGCAAGAGCTCAGGGGGCGATAGAAGCATGATAGCGTATCTATCGAGGGCAGCGGTGGCAGTAGGTGTAGACGGCATATTCATGGAAACGCACCCTAACCCGGATAAGGCGTTATCGGACGGGCCAAACTCCATACCGCTAAAGGACGCTCAAGCGTTCATGGAGGAACTATCTGCCCTGGACGGGTATATCAGAGGAAGCAGGTAG
- the tig gene encoding trigger factor — MKVSIEDLSSIKKRITVEIPAEDVTAMIDEFVGSVKNSAELEGFRKGKAPASVVKQKLGDKLYNEVTVNIVERTYRKAIEEKGIKPLSAPDMEVGRVREGHGFNYYAMIDIKPEFEVKGYKDIKVERKGVELSDADIMEQIRLLAERNARYEEKEGEAVDGDMVVIDISSTVDGAPVEKDGKPKEYNFILGEGSFFPEFEEKAGGKKAGDVVEFTKPFPPHYHDKRFAGKDVIFKMAVKMIKKKVVEEINDEFARNLVCHDLADLKDKVGTELKKMHERAENDRVKKEFMDKLIADNPLEIPDSLTNRYFTQIMQNILEGVRRGVVDPKDMSLNSEEMKDKYREMAARQAMGDLILDAIADKEGINVSGAEIEKTVSDIASMRNEPVETIKARLKKDNLYENFVDGIRREKVFEVLSLGPSKVSL, encoded by the coding sequence ATGAAGGTAAGCATAGAGGATCTTAGCAGTATTAAAAAGCGCATCACCGTCGAGATACCGGCTGAAGACGTTACCGCCATGATAGATGAGTTCGTGGGCTCGGTGAAGAACTCGGCTGAACTCGAGGGTTTTAGAAAAGGCAAGGCCCCGGCCTCGGTCGTTAAGCAGAAGCTTGGCGACAAGCTCTATAACGAGGTAACCGTCAATATCGTCGAGAGGACATATAGAAAGGCCATCGAGGAAAAGGGCATAAAGCCCCTTTCGGCCCCGGACATGGAAGTCGGCAGGGTAAGGGAAGGCCACGGCTTTAACTACTACGCCATGATAGATATAAAGCCCGAGTTCGAGGTCAAGGGGTATAAGGACATCAAGGTAGAGAGAAAGGGCGTTGAGCTCTCGGATGCCGACATAATGGAGCAAATCAGGCTCCTTGCCGAGAGAAACGCGAGGTATGAGGAAAAAGAAGGCGAAGCGGTCGACGGCGATATGGTGGTAATCGACATATCGAGCACCGTCGACGGCGCGCCCGTTGAAAAGGACGGCAAACCCAAGGAATATAACTTCATACTCGGCGAGGGCTCGTTCTTCCCGGAGTTCGAGGAAAAGGCAGGCGGCAAGAAGGCCGGAGACGTCGTTGAGTTCACGAAGCCCTTCCCGCCCCACTATCACGACAAGAGATTTGCCGGCAAGGACGTTATTTTCAAGATGGCGGTTAAGATGATAAAGAAAAAGGTCGTTGAGGAAATAAACGACGAGTTCGCAAGAAACCTCGTATGCCACGATCTCGCTGACTTAAAAGACAAGGTAGGCACCGAGCTCAAAAAGATGCACGAGAGGGCTGAAAACGACCGCGTTAAAAAGGAGTTCATGGACAAGCTCATCGCCGATAACCCGCTTGAGATACCAGATTCACTCACGAACAGGTACTTTACGCAGATCATGCAGAATATTCTCGAGGGCGTAAGGCGCGGCGTTGTCGATCCAAAGGACATGAGCCTTAACTCCGAAGAGATGAAGGATAAGTACCGCGAAATGGCCGCAAGGCAGGCAATGGGGGACCTTATACTCGACGCCATCGCAGATAAAGAAGGCATAAACGTATCCGGCGCGGAGATAGAGAAGACAGTATCAGACATCGCATCCATGCGTAACGAGCCGGTAGAGACCATAAAGGCGAGGCTTAAGAAAGACAACCTCTATGAAAACTTCGTGGACGGCATAAGAAGGGAAAAGGTCTTCGAGGTGCTCTCTCTTGGGCCAAGCAAGGTAAGCTTGTAG
- the clpP gene encoding ATP-dependent Clp endopeptidase proteolytic subunit ClpP yields the protein MLVPIVIEQSGRGERAYDIYSRLLRERIIFLGSGIDDNVASLVIAQLLFLESEDPEKDIHLYINSPGGVVSSGMAIYDTMQYVKPHVSTICMGQAASMGALLLAGGEKGKRFALPHSRILIHQPLGGAQGQATEIDIMAKEILRLREELTGVMAKHTGQPYDRVHQDTERDFYMTGEQAVEYGIIDKVIEKRV from the coding sequence ATGCTGGTACCTATAGTCATAGAGCAGTCGGGAAGGGGCGAGAGGGCCTACGACATATACTCGAGGCTTCTTAGGGAAAGAATCATATTCCTTGGAAGCGGCATAGACGACAATGTCGCGAGCCTCGTCATTGCGCAGCTTCTATTCCTCGAGAGCGAGGACCCGGAAAAGGACATACACCTATACATAAACTCCCCGGGAGGCGTAGTAAGCTCCGGGATGGCCATATACGACACCATGCAGTACGTAAAGCCGCATGTGTCCACTATCTGTATGGGGCAGGCCGCGAGCATGGGCGCGCTTCTCCTTGCGGGCGGGGAAAAGGGCAAAAGGTTTGCCCTGCCGCACTCGAGAATCCTTATACACCAGCCCCTTGGCGGGGCCCAGGGCCAGGCAACAGAAATCGACATAATGGCCAAGGAAATCCTAAGGTTACGGGAAGAATTAACGGGCGTCATGGCAAAGCACACGGGCCAGCCCTATGACCGCGTACACCAGGATACGGAGAGGGATTTCTATATGACTGGCGAGCAGGCTGTGGAATATGGTATAATTGATAAAGTGATAGAGAAAAGGGTTTGA
- a CDS encoding alginate export family protein — protein MKRILTLVVAVAMLAVFTIPASAETKVSGEWRLRAEETHNTNYSDDKTNATTNNVDDDTAFWGQRVRLAVDATPTDDVAARIVLQGNWTWGQGGENANGGPNLSPFTAVGLHEASATIKNFFGTPVAVKLGRQELNYGDQRLIGSFGWSNNGRSFDAAKATFAGEGFSVDAFTAKLVDSNAAAAGDLGDDRNLYGIYATLTSVPNNTIDVYLLQVKDTQRTNIALGAGAGATAFPTILNYGDTVNNIGNPNPATISVTNQELFTYGFRVAGAASGLDYGLEIPFQTGTVEGFWLEAGTKQKWTIDHEAMAIAAKVGFTLPGENKIRIGLEYDWASGGNKDKGNGKMTSNTFANLYPTNHDKYGYMDLMAWRNMSGINLNVSGNLNEKLNARLDYWMFELDTVPTTTVYDGWYTAGNWNGAPTGCTPKAGKTKCSSDIGSEIDITVNYKYNAAVSMMTGVSRFMPGAYITDGLAAPQKGEDRDWMYFQILAKF, from the coding sequence ATGAAAAGGATCTTAACACTGGTAGTGGCAGTAGCAATGCTCGCGGTATTCACGATTCCCGCGTCCGCAGAGACAAAGGTAAGCGGCGAGTGGAGGTTGAGGGCCGAGGAGACGCATAACACGAATTATAGCGACGATAAGACCAATGCAACAACCAATAACGTGGACGACGATACGGCGTTTTGGGGCCAGAGGGTAAGGCTCGCAGTAGACGCGACCCCGACCGACGACGTTGCCGCAAGGATAGTGCTCCAGGGTAACTGGACGTGGGGCCAGGGAGGCGAGAATGCTAACGGCGGACCGAACCTTTCTCCGTTCACGGCAGTAGGCCTTCACGAGGCAAGCGCAACGATAAAGAACTTCTTTGGCACGCCTGTAGCAGTAAAGCTCGGCAGACAGGAGCTTAACTACGGCGACCAGAGGCTCATTGGCAGCTTCGGCTGGTCCAACAATGGCAGGAGCTTCGATGCGGCAAAGGCGACCTTTGCTGGCGAGGGCTTCTCCGTAGACGCATTCACAGCAAAGCTTGTTGACAGTAACGCGGCAGCAGCAGGCGACCTCGGCGACGACAGGAACCTCTATGGTATCTATGCAACGCTTACGAGCGTCCCGAATAACACCATAGACGTATATCTTCTCCAGGTAAAGGATACCCAGAGGACGAACATTGCTCTTGGTGCAGGCGCAGGCGCAACGGCATTCCCGACCATCCTTAACTATGGTGATACCGTAAATAACATCGGTAACCCGAACCCTGCTACGATAAGCGTAACGAACCAGGAACTCTTTACCTACGGCTTCAGGGTAGCGGGCGCTGCAAGCGGCCTTGATTACGGCCTCGAAATACCGTTCCAGACCGGCACGGTAGAGGGCTTCTGGCTCGAAGCAGGCACCAAGCAGAAGTGGACCATTGACCACGAAGCAATGGCAATAGCAGCAAAGGTGGGCTTCACGCTTCCTGGCGAGAACAAGATCAGGATAGGCCTTGAGTATGACTGGGCATCCGGCGGCAATAAGGACAAGGGCAACGGCAAGATGACCAGCAATACCTTTGCTAACCTCTATCCCACGAACCATGACAAGTATGGTTACATGGACCTTATGGCTTGGAGGAACATGAGCGGCATCAACCTTAACGTGAGCGGCAATCTCAATGAAAAGCTCAATGCAAGGCTTGATTACTGGATGTTCGAGCTCGATACCGTCCCGACTACTACTGTTTATGACGGTTGGTATACGGCAGGCAACTGGAACGGCGCCCCCACGGGTTGCACGCCGAAGGCCGGCAAGACCAAGTGCAGCAGCGATATCGGTTCTGAGATCGACATCACCGTTAACTACAAGTACAACGCGGCAGTCAGCATGATGACAGGCGTATCCCGCTTTATGCCGGGCGCTTACATCACCGATGGCCTTGCAGCCCCGCAGAAGGGCGAGGACAGGGACTGGATGTACTTCCAGATACTTGCCAAGTTCTAA